A region from the Vibrio sp. SS-MA-C1-2 genome encodes:
- a CDS encoding ChrR family anti-sigma-E factor, giving the protein MALIKHHPTFELLTLFVQGELDESLAIAVSAHCELCEQCNEQVTLLTQQEAHQAFFTEDDISLTSTNALDVNFDILLDDIFSSEQKPTILSPQEPKEIKVQGKYFSLPKALNNYDIQEWKQIAGVSRASLNQNNLLRSNLLYIEANKAIPEHTHQGFELTLLLSGSFRDQCGEYQAGDFIWLDEKCSHSPKTTEGCLCYTVQNAPISFTQGVNRLINPFTTMLY; this is encoded by the coding sequence ATGGCCTTAATTAAGCATCATCCAACTTTTGAGTTGTTAACATTATTTGTGCAAGGTGAACTTGATGAATCCTTAGCAATCGCAGTGAGTGCTCATTGCGAGCTTTGTGAACAGTGCAATGAACAAGTCACACTCCTTACCCAGCAGGAAGCACATCAAGCCTTTTTTACTGAAGATGACATATCATTAACTTCAACGAATGCTTTAGATGTTAATTTCGATATTCTGCTTGATGATATTTTCTCTTCGGAGCAAAAGCCAACAATACTTTCACCTCAAGAACCTAAAGAAATTAAGGTACAAGGGAAATATTTCTCCTTGCCAAAAGCACTAAATAATTACGATATCCAAGAATGGAAACAAATCGCAGGAGTGAGTAGAGCCTCGCTAAATCAAAATAATCTATTGCGTAGTAACCTTCTTTATATAGAAGCGAATAAAGCAATTCCTGAACACACACATCAAGGATTTGAATTGACGCTTTTATTGTCAGGAAGTTTTCGAGATCAGTGTGGTGAATATCAAGCTGGTGACTTTATTTGGTTAGATGAAAAATGTAGTCATTCACCTAAAACCACAGAAGGTTGTCTTTGCTACACAGTGCAGAATGCGCCAATCTCTTTTACTCAAGGTGTTAATCGGTTAATCAACCCGTTTACAACGATGCTTTATTAG
- a CDS encoding sigma-70 family RNA polymerase sigma factor: MTNSISNSDNHQQDEQQRLNKLLSRVAEFQDREAFAEIFHLSTGRIYQFGLKRFQHSQMAKELVQETMMTVWHKAALYNASRGDAGGWIYTIMRNQCFDMLRKMQSNREDCISYDIWPLYENKVEESPIDWQQSHELKNKIQQLPQEQRHIIDGIYLQGLTQQELAERLDLPLGTIKSRLRLGLSRLRKELSYGLN, encoded by the coding sequence ATGACCAACTCAATAAGCAATTCAGATAATCATCAACAAGATGAACAACAGCGATTGAATAAACTCCTGTCGCGGGTCGCTGAATTTCAGGATCGGGAAGCTTTTGCCGAGATTTTTCATCTTTCCACAGGACGAATTTATCAATTTGGGCTCAAGCGTTTTCAACATAGTCAGATGGCAAAAGAGTTAGTACAAGAGACGATGATGACGGTGTGGCACAAGGCGGCATTATATAATGCAAGTCGAGGTGATGCTGGTGGTTGGATTTATACCATCATGCGAAACCAATGTTTCGATATGTTGCGTAAGATGCAGAGTAATCGTGAAGATTGTATAAGTTATGACATTTGGCCTCTTTATGAAAATAAGGTCGAAGAATCACCAATAGATTGGCAGCAATCTCATGAATTGAAAAATAAAATTCAACAGTTACCGCAGGAACAACGACATATTATTGATGGTATCTATCTCCAAGGGTTAACTCAACAGGAGTTGGCTGAACGGTTAGACCTTCCGCTTGGTACAATTAAGTCACGTCTGCGTTTAGGGCTGAGTCGATTGAGAAAGGAGTTAAGTTATGGCCTTAATTAA
- a CDS encoding nuclear transport factor 2 family protein codes for MSKLIDDFCKYYQDLSKDKISSLSTLYQQDAVLEDPVHKLTGLNNIEEYFSRLLENISYCQFDIETIVIQDQTAFITWVMRFAHPKINQGNEIAVPGVSHLLFIDKINYHRDYYDLGGMLYEHIPLLNMIIKKIKSGLS; via the coding sequence ATGAGTAAATTAATTGATGATTTCTGCAAATATTATCAAGATCTCTCAAAAGATAAGATCTCATCGTTATCTACTTTGTACCAACAAGATGCCGTTTTAGAAGATCCTGTTCATAAACTAACTGGACTGAATAATATCGAAGAATATTTCTCTCGATTATTAGAAAATATCTCATACTGTCAATTTGATATTGAGACTATAGTCATTCAAGATCAAACGGCTTTTATTACTTGGGTCATGCGTTTTGCCCACCCTAAAATAAACCAAGGTAACGAAATTGCAGTCCCCGGAGTTAGTCATCTACTATTTATCGATAAAATCAATTATCACCGAGATTATTATGATTTAGGAGGGATGTTATATGAGCATATTCCATTATTAAATATGATTATCAAGAAGATAAAAAGCGGTCTGTCTTAA
- a CDS encoding DoxX family protein, which translates to MNTSLKLASPLARLLLVLLFLISGFGKVTGYGATEGYMAAMGVPTFLLPLVIITELGFSLLILVGYKCRLMAFLLAGYSILTALIFHHDFADQMQFINFMKNVSMAGGFLLLVINGAGAYSIDEHKKKA; encoded by the coding sequence ATGAATACTTCATTAAAATTAGCATCACCTTTAGCGCGCCTACTTCTTGTTCTTTTATTTCTTATTTCAGGCTTTGGTAAAGTAACGGGGTATGGTGCTACTGAAGGGTATATGGCAGCAATGGGCGTTCCTACATTTCTATTACCTTTAGTTATTATTACAGAATTGGGCTTCTCTTTATTAATATTAGTCGGTTATAAATGTCGATTAATGGCATTCTTATTAGCAGGCTACTCGATTTTAACGGCATTAATCTTCCATCATGATTTTGCGGATCAAATGCAATTTATAAACTTTATGAAAAATGTATCTATGGCTGGTGGGTTTTTACTCTTAGTTATCAATGGGGCAGGTGCTTACTCAATTGATGAACATAAGAAAAAAGCCTAG
- a CDS encoding LysR family transcriptional regulator — protein MGELEYMRLFITIVESGSITKAAEQLDMAKSVVSKRLSELEENLKCKLINRTTRTSSLTDAGEFYLQRAHQILSDVTQLNEAVVLEQTSVKGILRISAPLVFGLEHLAPAFDLFYKKYPDIQLDIDFSDTKIDLVKEGYDLAFRIGILEDSSLRFKRIAPVSFKICATKKYLDQHGYPETIEEFKQHHLVKYSLVKRAGYTVHDKDDREYTLKGKINIYANNGTFLKMMVLNHHGISAFPTFNVWQEIKDKKLIEIMPNYKIKRTHAYIVYPNSRYLPHKNRVFIDFIQQYFSGTPYWES, from the coding sequence ATGGGCGAATTAGAGTACATGCGGTTGTTTATTACCATTGTTGAATCCGGCAGTATTACCAAGGCTGCGGAACAACTTGATATGGCAAAATCTGTGGTCAGTAAACGATTAAGTGAACTAGAAGAGAACTTAAAGTGTAAACTAATTAATCGTACAACTCGTACATCAAGTCTGACCGATGCCGGGGAATTCTACCTCCAACGAGCACATCAAATCCTTTCTGACGTCACTCAACTAAATGAAGCGGTTGTTTTAGAACAAACCTCCGTGAAAGGAATATTGCGTATCTCTGCTCCCTTAGTCTTTGGATTAGAGCACTTAGCGCCAGCTTTTGATCTTTTTTATAAAAAATATCCGGATATACAATTGGATATCGACTTTTCAGATACAAAAATAGACTTAGTTAAAGAGGGCTATGATCTTGCCTTTAGAATTGGAATATTAGAAGACTCTTCTCTTAGATTTAAGCGTATAGCACCAGTGAGTTTTAAAATTTGTGCGACAAAAAAATATTTAGACCAACATGGATACCCTGAAACTATTGAAGAATTTAAGCAGCATCATTTAGTCAAATATTCATTAGTCAAGCGTGCTGGTTATACGGTTCATGATAAAGATGATCGTGAATATACACTAAAGGGTAAAATTAATATTTACGCCAACAATGGGACCTTCTTAAAAATGATGGTTCTTAACCATCACGGTATATCCGCATTTCCAACATTTAATGTGTGGCAAGAAATCAAAGATAAGAAGCTCATCGAAATCATGCCAAACTATAAAATTAAACGTACCCATGCCTATATTGTCTATCCAAATAGTCGTTACCTCCCCCATAAAAATCGAGTTTTCATTGATTTTATTCAACAGTATTTTAGTGGCACACCTTATTGGGAGAGTTAA
- a CDS encoding alpha/beta fold hydrolase, producing MKGGQRTIFSAGVLDTFLEANFNPFSLLIGVSAGSLNLASYVCEDQGHAYNMITKVSRHPEFFDLNKYLLKKVGMDLDYLIEQTENRFPLSWGRGREQLKSKTFLATASHAETLETKFFDINHVRWQDALKATSAIPLVSNQQVMIDNHPWVDGGVSSAIPAEEAYRQGYKHIVVIRSIHEDDTSSHDWVRFLTKFNLLGKKIPKLAEMLMTHENNYINSQQFLKNPPEDVNIYEIYPRRKLRSHVLSSSKKDLHSDYLLGKRMGQFFLSTVAKKLHLTNSNLNVKNNLLPLITNEQSLISNIKDHINFLWQTAEKGEFIGVDKVKVRWLRINPQNKKDTIVIVNGRNESFWKYQELILELSEHYNIYTYDHRGQGESDRFTTNPELGHVDDFADYVMDLYIFMEKVVYPNIDGKCYLLGHSMGGVVTTKYVTLFENSIDAMILSAPMFGVVIPKAASVIKKPALNIFEYFTKKPNYALGAIQYKHAPFEKNVLTQSKIRYKLFKELYKNNSHLKLEGPSARWVSESIKAGKQCIQNAEKVDTPTLILQATNDSVVDNKAQDKFNEQCQTSQIMEIEDAFHDILIDKDQCRNKALNEIFHFFNQYDKE from the coding sequence TTGAAGGGGGGGCAGCGTACTATCTTTTCTGCTGGCGTTTTAGATACCTTTCTTGAAGCAAATTTTAATCCATTCTCGTTATTAATTGGTGTCTCTGCAGGTTCATTGAATCTGGCCTCCTATGTCTGCGAAGATCAAGGTCATGCTTATAATATGATCACTAAAGTGAGCCGTCACCCTGAATTTTTTGATCTTAATAAGTATCTACTTAAAAAAGTTGGAATGGACTTAGACTATTTGATTGAACAGACAGAAAATCGTTTTCCTTTGAGTTGGGGACGAGGGAGGGAGCAACTAAAAAGTAAAACATTTTTAGCAACAGCTTCTCATGCGGAAACCTTAGAAACCAAATTTTTTGATATTAATCATGTCCGTTGGCAAGATGCTTTGAAAGCGACATCGGCAATACCTTTAGTGAGTAATCAACAAGTAATGATTGATAATCATCCTTGGGTTGATGGTGGTGTTTCTTCAGCAATTCCAGCGGAAGAAGCATATCGTCAAGGCTATAAACACATTGTTGTTATTCGCAGTATTCATGAAGATGATACAAGTAGTCATGATTGGGTTCGATTCCTGACTAAATTTAACCTCTTAGGTAAGAAAATCCCCAAATTAGCTGAGATGTTAATGACCCATGAAAACAACTATATTAATAGTCAGCAATTTTTAAAAAATCCCCCTGAAGATGTCAATATTTATGAGATCTACCCACGGAGAAAATTACGGTCTCATGTTCTTTCTTCCAGTAAAAAAGATCTTCATTCTGATTATTTATTAGGCAAGAGAATGGGGCAGTTTTTTCTTTCCACTGTAGCCAAAAAGCTGCACCTCACTAATTCTAATTTGAATGTAAAAAACAATCTGTTGCCATTAATTACCAATGAGCAAAGCTTGATTAGTAATATTAAAGATCATATAAACTTTCTTTGGCAGACGGCCGAAAAAGGTGAATTTATTGGTGTTGATAAAGTGAAAGTTCGTTGGTTACGAATAAACCCACAAAATAAAAAAGATACGATTGTTATTGTTAATGGTCGAAATGAGAGCTTTTGGAAATACCAAGAGTTAATTTTAGAGCTTAGTGAACACTATAATATTTATACTTATGATCATCGAGGTCAAGGCGAATCTGATCGCTTCACAACCAATCCAGAGTTAGGGCATGTTGATGACTTTGCTGATTATGTAATGGATTTATACATATTTATGGAAAAAGTAGTCTACCCAAATATTGATGGAAAGTGTTATCTTCTTGGACACTCTATGGGTGGGGTTGTTACGACAAAATATGTGACACTGTTTGAAAACAGTATCGATGCGATGATTTTAAGTGCACCAATGTTTGGAGTGGTCATCCCAAAAGCGGCTTCGGTAATAAAAAAGCCAGCTCTGAATATATTTGAATATTTCACTAAAAAGCCAAATTATGCATTAGGTGCTATTCAATATAAACATGCTCCATTTGAAAAGAATGTTCTCACTCAAAGTAAAATTAGATATAAACTCTTTAAAGAGCTTTATAAAAATAATAGTCACCTTAAATTAGAGGGGCCAAGTGCTCGCTGGGTCAGTGAATCAATCAAAGCAGGCAAGCAATGTATTCAAAATGCAGAAAAGGTTGATACGCCAACCTTGATCTTGCAAGCAACGAATGATTCAGTGGTTGATAACAAAGCACAAGATAAATTCAATGAACAATGTCAAACGAGCCAAATAATGGAGATAGAAGACGCATTTCACGATATATTAATCGATAAAGATCAATGTAGAAATAAAGCGTTAAATGAAATTTTTCATTTTTTTAATCAATACGATAAAGAGTAA